Genomic segment of Desulfurispira natronophila:
AAACCAGTGGATATTGACATCATAAGTGTCCGGGGGATTACTAAACACCAAAGGGCCACTTCCAAAATAAACCCAATGCGTTTTGTGGATATCCTGGTAGGGATTACCTGTCAGACTTGCAACGGTGTCAAGTGTTCCTGATGAAAGTGGAAGCAAATCTGACCCTATGTACTTGAAAAGAACCTCCGAAGGGTCCCAGGTTTCTGTGTACCTGAAGATCGGGGTGTTCTGAAGCGAGAGGTACGTGGTTTTAGACGAAGGATACTCATGGTAGAAGTTGAACAAAAAGGATTCAGCTACAGATATGTCGTGCCTATTCCCATTGAATTCTACAACAATGACGCCACCTAAAGTTTCGCCGGGAATAAAGTCATACATCATCAAATATACCGTATCCTCATAGTGATGATTGGGTACTTCTCTTCCATCATTGTCAAACAGTATCAACTGAAAATCAGTGCTGTTTGCCACAGCATCTTCTGTAGCAGCAAGATCATTGCTAAAAACATAACAGGTTCCATATTCACCACCAAAATTGCCTGTTAATGGATCTATACTACACACAATATTGTCGTAACAAGTTGGGCTGTTATCTCCTGGTTCACACTGAAAATCCTCGGGTACCAGTCGCACATAAGGGTCATTGAGAGAAAAACCTCCATCATCAGGGAATGCAAATGTGCCAGAAGGTATCCAGTCGCAGTCACCAGCCGAGCAGTCGACCTCAATCGGATAGTCTCCTGGAGAACCTATTGACCCTGACTGTTGAGCTGTAAGTACATAAGGATGAAGGCAGACTTCAGTTCGAGTTCCCACTTCACTCCCTTCCGCATCAACAGGAGAGCCGACAGGAAGTGGCTCAAACTCGCCCCCTACCTCTGTGCCGGGCACCCACTTTGTGCCATCATAGCGGTAGAGCAGCCAGGCGTGACGAGCGTGAGTGTAAGAAGTGAAGCATTTTGGGGCAGACTTTGCACTAGCCGTATGTACCCTGCCAACACCCAACTCGTTTTCAGCGCGTTGAAGCATCAGCTGTTGTTGCAGGATTTGGTTTAGGTGGGCTTTGCTAAAAGCAGTTGGTTGTTGCGGACGGGTGCTGGCTGTGGTGAACCCCTGCTCGGGGTCAAAAACAATATCAGGCACCATAATCGGATCCACTATTCCGCCTTCTCCGTTGAAGTCAGTGGAAAAGAATTCCACCAATGTTCCTGACAACACTTCACCTGAGTCCAGACCTGCAAGCTCTTGCAAAACCGCATGTGTACCATCAAAAGGAATAACATTGTGACTCATGGCAGTCATATTCAGCTCAATTACTGGATGGCCGGGCTCGCTAAGGTCTTCGACAACCCAGTAGTGGTCAAGGTACGTTCCACCTATTTCAGCTGAGTCCGTAATGCCTAGCGGCGTGCTGGCCAGAGTGTTGAGGTAAGGGGTACCGTCTGCTCCGTAAAATACAAGGCCAAAGTGGTGGTAGGGCTCACTTCCACTCCATGTAAAGAGTTCTCCAGGCGCAATTTTGTGGGAGTTTGCGCCGTTGGTAAATTGTTGCATAATAAATGCTGGCGCGTTGGCCTGTATCTCTCCTCCCTCAAAGAGCAAGTACATAGGGTGCCTGTCCAGTAGACCCTGGAAGCGCATATCGGCTATATGGTACTGCTCAAAAAGATGCCAAGGGTGGGAGTGGTAGGTGTGATCATCAAAGTAAATCTCATCATGTATATCTTCTGTCTGATGGAGGTATATGCCGGTTAAATGACTGCCTGGATCAAGACCCCAGGTGGAGGCTGGAGAGTCACCGAGAGTGATGCGGTCAGCCTCATCCGCCTCATCCTGAAAGAAGTCGTATTTATGGAGAAGCTGTAGCTCAATGGGGTTGTCAAAGTGCCAATGGCCATAAAGCAAGTTAATGGTGACATTGTTGTTGCCAGGCTCCAAGGTAACGTAGGAGCGCACCTTACTCATTATTTGATCGTCAGCGTCAGCCTGAACCACGGCAACCATGTAGGTGCCAGGTTCCAGGTTATTAATTGTAGCGTTTGACGCTGCAGAGTCAGATAAAACAATAGTTGCCTGCTTCACTGGGCTTAAGTCCAGGGAGAAAATGCCATCATCACCTATTACACCAGGAACATTGCATTCGGACCTGATGTCCGGAGTAATAATATCGCCTCCTCCATGATACATTTCACTTCCTGACATAGTCCAGGCATGCTCAATGCAGCGCCGCAATTTTACAATGTCGTCATAGGACCCAAATGGAAACTCAAATAACAATATGTCAAGGGTTTTAGTTCGATTATCGATAAATGCCGACTCAACACGGTTTTTCTGTCCCACTTCCGTTGGTTGCTTGACTCCAATGTTGACCCTGGCACTGGCATTGCCTGCGGATTCCGGAAGCATTTCCGAGCACCCAACTAAGGTGAAAATCAGAGCAGTAAGTAATGTGATGGCACGCATGGTCAGACCCCTCTTACTGAATGGTAATATTTATAGTTGCGGTGTTCTCTGGAGTGCTATCATCAATCGGGTCGTAATCTTCCCATGGGTCATCCGGCTCCGGCTCAGGCTCAGGTTCTGGCTCAGGCTCCGGCTCTGGTTCTGGCTCAGGCTCTGGTTCTGGCTCTGGTTCTGGCTCTGGTTCTGGCTCCGGCTCTGGTTCTGGTTCTGGTTCTGGTTCTGGCTCAGGCTCAGGCTCCGGCTCAACAGCTGGTGGGGTGTCTGCCTGCTCGTCGAGAGTTTCACTTACAGCTTGCTCGGTAATAGAGCTGATGGTCTCATCAAGTGAGTCATTGATGTCAACGGTATCAGTGTCTTCAATATTATCAAATGCATCGAATGTATCTCCGGTATCCTGCTCACTGTCATCAAGCGTTGCTTCATAATCAGGGCCACTTGGCTCTGCAGCTTCTTCATCGACCCCTGCCTGGTCCTCTGCCGGGGCGGGTTCAGCGGTGTCTTGCTCTACTTCGTCTGCATCCTCGTCTTCTGCTGCATCTATCTGATCATCAGACTCTTCGTCGGTGGCCTCATCATCAGTTTCTTCCTCGTCTGTCTCATCATCAGAGTCGTCGTCGTCAGCAGCCTCCTCGTCATCCTCTTCCTCGTCGGACTCATCATCAGCCTCTTCTTCGTCTGCCTCATCATCAGCTTCTTCGTCAGTCTCTTCCTCAGCCTGCTCTTC
This window contains:
- a CDS encoding DUF1566 domain-containing protein, encoding MRAITLLTALIFTLVGCSEMLPESAGNASARVNIGVKQPTEVGQKNRVESAFIDNRTKTLDILLFEFPFGSYDDIVKLRRCIEHAWTMSGSEMYHGGGDIITPDIRSECNVPGVIGDDGIFSLDLSPVKQATIVLSDSAASNATINNLEPGTYMVAVVQADADDQIMSKVRSYVTLEPGNNNVTINLLYGHWHFDNPIELQLLHKYDFFQDEADEADRITLGDSPASTWGLDPGSHLTGIYLHQTEDIHDEIYFDDHTYHSHPWHLFEQYHIADMRFQGLLDRHPMYLLFEGGEIQANAPAFIMQQFTNGANSHKIAPGELFTWSGSEPYHHFGLVFYGADGTPYLNTLASTPLGITDSAEIGGTYLDHYWVVEDLSEPGHPVIELNMTAMSHNVIPFDGTHAVLQELAGLDSGEVLSGTLVEFFSTDFNGEGGIVDPIMVPDIVFDPEQGFTTASTRPQQPTAFSKAHLNQILQQQLMLQRAENELGVGRVHTASAKSAPKCFTSYTHARHAWLLYRYDGTKWVPGTEVGGEFEPLPVGSPVDAEGSEVGTRTEVCLHPYVLTAQQSGSIGSPGDYPIEVDCSAGDCDWIPSGTFAFPDDGGFSLNDPYVRLVPEDFQCEPGDNSPTCYDNIVCSIDPLTGNFGGEYGTCYVFSNDLAATEDAVANSTDFQLILFDNDGREVPNHHYEDTVYLMMYDFIPGETLGGVIVVEFNGNRHDISVAESFLFNFYHEYPSSKTTYLSLQNTPIFRYTETWDPSEVLFKYIGSDLLPLSSGTLDTVASLTGNPYQDIHKTHWVYFGSGPLVFSNPPDTYDVNIHWFSDIPMFAPLNDTGISTCVTYDGTSFGTSDCTVGPAIPLQDAYYGTYSFAFEKIDESGDVLPEAEPDWDCVRDNASGLLWQADGNQNGFWGDFPLPEPGFCGCEKWRVPAREELRSLIDYQKLLDDEAPAISDDFFPDSIMSFYWSSTGSETHAWAVCFGTGMEEFKERIGTETWGYRAVCAPY
- a CDS encoding FecR family protein; the encoded protein is MTAVIATLFVFGHTVAASTEAGRFQFVHGTVEVSREEQTTRVKRGDTVYEGDIITTAAASSAQIRMIDGALVAVRPRSELEIEVYRHDNDNEEENSSVMNLARGSLRTVTGAIGRSQPDNVKIDTPVATMGIRGTDMDVFVTPPQQAAGPGAQPPEIPDSVLRVNSGTGVITTTGGELVVPAGLIAQASFGQPPQFIPALPPAAEEMEEESLAQPEEEDEEEIEDADEEQAEEETDEEADDEADEEEADDESDEEEDDEEAADDDDSDDETDEEETDDEATDEESDDQIDAAEDEDADEVEQDTAEPAPAEDQAGVDEEAAEPSGPDYEATLDDSEQDTGDTFDAFDNIEDTDTVDINDSLDETISSITEQAVSETLDEQADTPPAVEPEPEPEPEPEPEPEPEPEPEPEPEPEPEPEPEPEPEPEPEPEPEPEPEPDDPWEDYDPIDDSTPENTATINITIQ